The Urbifossiella limnaea genome has a window encoding:
- a CDS encoding Kelch repeat-containing protein, with translation MRRFDWLLVLLFPATATAAEPNVWVKSDAAIEGRRWDVPVGYDAAAKRFQVLGGRTSWGDYKKARPYDVLSFDPAGTWRNELPPGAAWGPEVGPVTAPAWTSEAWGLTDAAGATRPNWTVYGTFSLGQKYDYDPDSKAFYFYAGGSTFRYDPARREWTDRKPAAHPQALGGILLWSSMCYDRAAKKFVLFGGGNVPTERGDPGTWTYSPADNRWEPVKTNKQPPARANSRLAYDPVARKVVLFGGDKLNELVADTWVFDTATGTWDERRPTVSPTPRAGHALLWLPKARKLLLLGGYTYTSTTEYVAPLYRPLPLEAWTFDAAADRWELVGRWSRPADGPVGPANVFLSAAVDESDTVLALDAQNRAWTCRIDASKPDPAAAVAFGASSGATVRRTGSHDPAWYVEGVPAADPAAVAADLAALPANRWVARATPKRPLMNMDWGSAVFDTRRDKIVRFSGGHSAYSGTAPQVYDVTTDRYSIPFAPEYPTEYVYSNDQVNGEWSFGRNPWMAGHTYKSTGYDPNLRAFVFAPHDYTYYFDPDAKAWSRSAAKNPYRPNFYTVTVCATPAGAVVWADDRTTGKAGLWRLDDARAWQPLPLRGELPAKSADRHGLAHDTKRDRLLFFSDTGPKKGNVAAYDVKTGEAKWLDPAGTGQALVHCRETAYLPELDWVLIGGRVRDEPGGWRWLAYDCAANAWVSVELPGDDPVGRAGAFNNSMGLMYDPARKLVWAVGQHSHVHALRLDRATARVTPLR, from the coding sequence GTGCGACGCTTCGACTGGCTCCTGGTGCTCCTCTTCCCCGCGACCGCGACCGCCGCCGAGCCGAACGTCTGGGTGAAGTCCGACGCCGCCATCGAGGGTCGGCGCTGGGACGTGCCCGTCGGCTACGACGCGGCGGCGAAGCGCTTCCAGGTACTCGGCGGTCGCACGTCGTGGGGTGATTACAAGAAGGCGCGGCCGTACGACGTGCTCTCGTTCGATCCCGCCGGGACGTGGCGCAACGAACTCCCGCCCGGCGCGGCGTGGGGGCCGGAGGTCGGCCCGGTGACGGCGCCGGCGTGGACGAGCGAGGCGTGGGGCCTCACCGACGCCGCCGGCGCGACGCGCCCGAACTGGACCGTGTACGGCACCTTCTCCCTCGGCCAGAAGTACGACTACGACCCGGACTCGAAAGCCTTCTACTTCTACGCCGGCGGGTCCACGTTCCGCTACGACCCGGCGCGCCGCGAGTGGACCGACCGCAAACCCGCCGCACACCCGCAGGCGCTCGGCGGGATTCTCCTGTGGTCGTCGATGTGCTACGACCGCGCGGCGAAGAAGTTCGTCCTCTTCGGCGGCGGCAACGTCCCCACCGAGCGCGGCGACCCCGGCACGTGGACGTACTCGCCCGCCGACAACCGCTGGGAGCCGGTGAAGACCAACAAGCAGCCGCCGGCGCGCGCCAACTCGCGCCTCGCCTACGACCCCGTCGCCCGCAAGGTCGTGCTCTTCGGCGGCGACAAGCTGAACGAACTCGTCGCCGACACGTGGGTCTTCGACACCGCCACCGGCACCTGGGACGAGCGCCGCCCGACCGTCTCACCGACGCCCCGCGCCGGGCACGCGCTGCTGTGGCTGCCGAAGGCGCGGAAGCTGCTGCTCCTCGGCGGGTACACCTACACCTCGACCACCGAGTACGTCGCCCCACTGTACCGCCCGCTACCGCTCGAGGCGTGGACGTTCGACGCCGCCGCCGACAGGTGGGAACTCGTCGGCCGCTGGTCGCGCCCCGCCGACGGTCCCGTCGGCCCGGCGAACGTCTTCCTCTCGGCCGCGGTCGACGAGAGCGACACCGTACTCGCGCTCGACGCGCAGAACCGCGCGTGGACGTGCCGGATCGACGCGTCGAAGCCCGACCCGGCCGCCGCCGTGGCCTTCGGCGCGAGCTCGGGTGCGACCGTGCGCCGCACCGGCTCGCACGACCCGGCGTGGTACGTCGAGGGCGTTCCCGCCGCCGACCCGGCGGCGGTAGCGGCGGACCTCGCGGCGCTGCCGGCGAACCGCTGGGTGGCGCGCGCGACGCCGAAGCGGCCGCTCATGAACATGGACTGGGGCTCGGCGGTGTTCGACACCCGCCGCGACAAGATCGTGCGCTTCTCCGGCGGGCACTCGGCGTACAGCGGCACCGCCCCGCAGGTGTACGACGTGACGACCGACCGCTACTCGATCCCGTTCGCGCCGGAGTACCCGACCGAGTACGTGTACAGCAACGACCAGGTGAACGGCGAGTGGAGCTTCGGCCGCAACCCGTGGATGGCCGGCCACACCTACAAGTCCACCGGCTACGACCCAAACCTGCGGGCGTTCGTGTTCGCCCCGCACGACTACACGTACTACTTCGACCCGGACGCGAAGGCGTGGTCGCGCTCGGCGGCGAAGAACCCGTACCGCCCGAACTTCTACACGGTCACCGTGTGCGCCACGCCGGCCGGCGCGGTCGTGTGGGCCGACGACCGCACGACCGGGAAGGCCGGCTTGTGGCGCCTCGACGACGCGCGCGCGTGGCAGCCGCTGCCGCTGCGCGGCGAGTTGCCGGCGAAGTCGGCGGACCGGCACGGCCTGGCGCACGACACGAAGCGCGACCGGCTGCTGTTCTTCAGCGACACCGGCCCGAAGAAGGGGAACGTCGCCGCATACGACGTCAAGACCGGCGAGGCGAAGTGGCTCGACCCGGCGGGGACAGGTCAGGCGCTCGTCCACTGCCGCGAGACGGCGTACCTGCCGGAGCTCGACTGGGTGCTGATCGGCGGCCGCGTGCGCGACGAGCCCGGCGGCTGGCGCTGGCTGGCCTACGACTGTGCGGCGAACGCCTGGGTGTCGGTCGAACTCCCCGGCGACGACCCGGTCGGCCGGGCGGGGGCGTTCAACAACTCGATGGGCCTGATGTACGACCCGGCGCGGAAGCTCGTGTGGGCGGTCGGCCAGCACAGCCACGTCCACGCGCTGCGCCTCGACCGCGCGACGGCGCGCGTGACGCCGCTGCGGTGA
- a CDS encoding DUF1501 domain-containing protein — MISLITRGDSSRREFLTAGGLTALGLTAGDLTRLRAAAPAERPRATSCVFLFLFGGPSQIDLWDMKPGAPDTVRGEFTPTRTAVPGVHVCEHLPGLGRVLDRVCLVRSMTHRMNVHGPACSEVFSGRPYFTAPVTDQASREDWPALSAMVTRYGREGGAVPRSVVLPWYLQFPGQPKRIAGQTGGRMGERHNAFLVDGDLGRADFAIDGLDLPESVSGGRLRDRRALLDRLERGSAVRPPSEGFDGDRRAVFDLLGNRAGAAFDLGREPARVREAYGRTTVGQSLLLARRLVEAGVSLVTVNWQDETKVDGTNTCWDTHQDNFAKLKTLLCPTFDRAFPAFVEDLHARGLLETTLVVAVGEFGRTPKLGQFTQSSNTRASGRDHWPHAFTALLAGGGVAGGRVHGATTRDAGYVADAPVTPADLAATILRHLGIDPARRYEDEFQRLHHRLSDGDPIGGLG, encoded by the coding sequence TTGATCTCCCTCATCACCCGCGGTGATTCGAGCCGGCGTGAATTCCTCACGGCCGGGGGGCTGACGGCACTCGGGCTGACCGCCGGCGACCTGACCCGCCTTCGCGCGGCCGCGCCCGCCGAGCGGCCCCGCGCCACCTCGTGCGTGTTCCTGTTTCTGTTCGGCGGGCCGAGCCAGATCGACCTGTGGGACATGAAGCCGGGTGCGCCGGACACCGTCCGGGGCGAGTTCACCCCGACCCGTACGGCGGTGCCCGGCGTACACGTGTGCGAGCACCTGCCGGGACTGGGGCGGGTGCTCGACAGGGTGTGCCTCGTCCGGTCGATGACTCACCGCATGAACGTCCACGGCCCGGCGTGCAGCGAGGTGTTCAGCGGCCGCCCGTACTTCACGGCCCCGGTCACCGACCAGGCGAGCCGGGAGGATTGGCCCGCTCTCTCGGCGATGGTCACCCGGTACGGCCGAGAGGGCGGCGCCGTCCCGCGGTCGGTGGTCCTGCCGTGGTACCTCCAGTTCCCCGGTCAGCCGAAGCGGATCGCGGGCCAGACCGGCGGCCGAATGGGCGAGCGCCACAACGCCTTCCTGGTGGACGGCGACCTGGGCCGCGCCGACTTCGCGATCGACGGGCTCGACCTCCCGGAGAGTGTGTCGGGCGGCCGACTCCGGGACCGGCGGGCGCTCCTGGACCGGCTGGAACGCGGCTCGGCCGTCCGGCCGCCGTCGGAAGGGTTTGACGGCGACCGGCGGGCGGTGTTCGACCTTCTCGGGAACCGCGCCGGCGCCGCGTTCGACCTCGGTCGCGAACCCGCCCGCGTCCGCGAAGCGTACGGGCGCACGACGGTCGGGCAGAGCCTACTCCTCGCACGGCGGCTGGTCGAGGCGGGGGTGTCGCTCGTCACCGTGAACTGGCAGGACGAGACGAAGGTCGACGGCACGAACACCTGTTGGGACACGCACCAGGACAACTTCGCCAAGCTGAAAACGCTGCTGTGCCCGACCTTCGACCGGGCGTTCCCGGCGTTCGTCGAAGACCTGCACGCCCGCGGGCTGCTCGAAACCACGCTGGTCGTGGCGGTGGGCGAGTTCGGCCGCACCCCGAAGCTCGGCCAGTTCACCCAGAGCAGCAACACCCGCGCAAGCGGGCGGGACCACTGGCCGCACGCGTTCACCGCCCTCCTGGCGGGCGGCGGGGTCGCCGGCGGGCGGGTTCACGGGGCGACGACGCGCGACGCCGGGTACGTGGCCGACGCGCCCGTCACCCCGGCCGACCTCGCGGCAACGATCCTTCGTCACCTCGGCATCGACCCGGCCCGGCGGTACGAAGACGAGTTCCAGCGGCTGCACCACCGCCTGAGCGATGGCGACCCGATCGGCGGGCTGGGGTAG
- a CDS encoding outer membrane protein assembly factor BamB family protein: MRSYLIPLVGAAVAAGVVASAGPGQDRSPWPQFRGPDGQGHVAGAVPHEWSEGKNVAWKTPLAGKGWSSPVIAGGKVWVTTAVPAAGGGHSLRVVGLDLQSGAVRHDVEVFAVAELVPLHARNTPASPTPAVVGGRVIASFGSDGVGCVDAATGKVVWRTAAFKVNYETGPGSSPVPYKDRVILPCDGADAQFVVALDAATGAVAWKTDRPAAAKRAPNERRAFSTPLVITVGGRDQVVIPGAHCVYSYDPDTGAELWRVAYTGFSNVPRPVFAHGLVYVSSGYFSHELTAIRPDGRGDVTDTHVAWRYKKGVPNVPSPIVVVDRLVMVSDQGVATCLDARTGTPKWTERLPGSYTASPLARGDSVYAFADDGKAVIFRAADEYVELGRNQLAGRIHATPAGVGDSLIVRTDAALYRLIGAKSR, from the coding sequence ATGAGGTCGTATCTGATACCGCTCGTCGGGGCGGCGGTGGCCGCCGGCGTGGTTGCGTCCGCCGGGCCGGGCCAAGACCGGTCACCGTGGCCGCAGTTCCGGGGGCCGGACGGGCAGGGGCACGTCGCCGGGGCCGTCCCGCACGAGTGGAGCGAGGGAAAGAACGTCGCCTGGAAGACCCCACTCGCGGGCAAGGGGTGGTCGTCGCCCGTGATCGCCGGCGGGAAGGTGTGGGTGACCACCGCCGTTCCCGCCGCCGGCGGGGGGCACAGCCTACGCGTGGTGGGATTGGATCTCCAATCCGGCGCGGTCCGGCACGACGTCGAGGTGTTCGCGGTCGCCGAGTTGGTTCCGCTCCACGCCCGGAACACGCCGGCGTCCCCGACCCCGGCCGTCGTCGGCGGCCGGGTGATCGCCTCCTTCGGGAGCGACGGGGTCGGGTGCGTGGACGCAGCCACGGGCAAGGTGGTCTGGCGGACCGCCGCGTTCAAGGTGAACTACGAGACCGGCCCGGGGAGTTCCCCGGTCCCGTACAAGGACCGGGTCATCCTGCCGTGCGACGGGGCGGACGCCCAGTTCGTCGTCGCCTTGGACGCGGCCACCGGAGCCGTGGCCTGGAAGACCGACCGCCCGGCGGCCGCGAAACGCGCGCCCAACGAGCGGCGAGCGTTCTCGACCCCGCTGGTCATCACCGTCGGCGGGCGGGACCAGGTGGTCATCCCGGGCGCCCACTGCGTCTACTCCTACGACCCGGACACCGGCGCGGAGCTCTGGCGGGTCGCCTACACCGGCTTCTCGAACGTCCCCCGGCCGGTGTTCGCGCACGGGCTGGTGTACGTGTCGAGCGGGTACTTCTCCCACGAGTTGACCGCCATACGCCCGGACGGCCGGGGGGACGTGACCGACACCCACGTCGCGTGGCGGTACAAGAAGGGCGTGCCGAACGTCCCGTCCCCGATCGTGGTGGTGGATCGCCTGGTCATGGTGTCGGACCAGGGAGTGGCGACCTGCCTGGACGCCCGGACGGGAACCCCGAAGTGGACCGAACGGCTGCCCGGCAGTTACACCGCGTCGCCGCTCGCCCGGGGGGACTCGGTTTACGCGTTCGCCGACGACGGGAAGGCCGTGATCTTCAGGGCCGCGGACGAGTACGTCGAGCTCGGCCGGAACCAACTCGCCGGGCGGATTCACGCCACCCCGGCGGGGGTCGGGGACAGTCTGATCGTCCGCACCGACGCGGCCCTTTACCGGTTGATCGGGGCGAAGTCGCGGTGA